The proteins below are encoded in one region of Flavobacteriales bacterium:
- a CDS encoding response regulator transcription factor gives MKSVYICEDHPLFRQSLEGLINMSEGFELVGSCGDGVAAVDVLTEFAPDLVLLDLNLPKKDGFQILEFLRRHAPKTQVVILTSYNDRILADKARKAGANAYLLKDTSGEDLVAALQNLNSAKFYTNVSTATSLEFKPDEGFKSMLKLTKTEKKLLTALIKGTSVENLAGQFHISENTVKNHKKNIYRKLGVSTQPELILLCQKHGLLDQ, from the coding sequence GTGAAGAGCGTTTATATATGTGAAGATCATCCGCTTTTCAGGCAATCGCTTGAGGGGTTGATCAACATGTCGGAGGGGTTTGAACTTGTAGGTTCTTGTGGAGATGGAGTTGCTGCAGTTGATGTACTCACAGAATTTGCTCCTGACCTCGTTCTTCTCGATCTTAACCTGCCGAAGAAAGATGGATTCCAAATTTTGGAGTTCTTAAGGCGACATGCTCCTAAAACACAGGTGGTAATTCTTACCAGTTACAACGACAGGATTCTTGCTGATAAGGCGCGAAAAGCAGGAGCTAATGCTTACCTGTTGAAAGATACCAGTGGCGAAGACCTCGTTGCTGCGCTTCAGAATTTAAACTCAGCAAAATTCTACACGAACGTTTCTACGGCTACATCGTTGGAGTTTAAACCTGACGAAGGGTTCAAGTCTATGTTGAAGCTGACCAAAACGGAGAAGAAATTATTGACCGCTCTGATAAAGGGCACGTCTGTAGAAAATCTTGCGGGGCAGTTTCACATTTCAGAGAATACGGTCAAAAATCACAAGAAGAACATTTACCGGAAACTTGGCGTGAGTACGCAGCCAGAACTCATTTTACTATGCCAGAAACATGGGTTGTTGGATCAGTAG